Proteins from a genomic interval of Medicago truncatula cultivar Jemalong A17 chromosome 3, MtrunA17r5.0-ANR, whole genome shotgun sequence:
- the LOC25489634 gene encoding transcriptional adapter ADA2 → MGHKNRSKKKSAAFGSKKKKSALNAEGLETSFAGMAVTDGKVSLYRCKCNYCKTDISGKAHIKCAVCQDFNLCVKCFSVGAEVTPHKSNHPYRVMEDLSFPLTCPDWSAHEERLLLEALDMYGFENWNGVAEHVGTKSKPECIDHYNGVYLNSPCAPLPDLSYCKGKNKEELRAMGKRDQLKKGDKALE, encoded by the exons ATGGGTCACAAGAACAG ATCGAAGAAAAAAAGTGCTGCTTTTGGATCCAAGAAAAAAAAGTCTGCTTTAAATGCTGAGGGTTTAGAAACTTCTTTTGCAG GCATGGCAGTCACTGATGGCAAGGTATCATTATATCGGTGTAAATGCAACTACTGTAAAACAGATATTTCAGGGAAGGCACATATCAAATGCGCTGTGTGTCAAGATTTCAATCTTTGCGTCAAATGCTTTTCTGTTGGTGCTGAGGTGACACCTCATAAAAGCAATCATCCATATCGGGTTATG gaggaTCTATCTTTTCCCCTTACATGTCCAGATTGGAGTGCGCATGAAGAGCGGTTACTTCTTGAG GCCCTTGACATGTATGGATTTGAGAACTGGAATGGTGTTGCTGAACATGTTGGGACGAAAAGCAAACCTGAATGTATCGACCACTATAATGGTGTATATCTGAATTCGCCATGTGCTCCTCTTCCT GATTTGTCTTATTGCAAGGGAAAGAACAAAGAGGAACTCCGTGCCATGGGAAAGCGAGATCAACTCAAGAAAG GGGATAAAGCTTTGGAATGA